In Parvularculales bacterium, the sequence GGTATAGGGCAGGGGTATGTGCTCACTACGCCGATGCAGCTTGCTGTTATGACGGCGCGCCTCGCTAGTGGTAATTTGGATCTAACCCCTCGGCTTGTGTGGAATGGGGAAAGGGCGGCATTGGGAGCACAAGATGTTCAAACGGCCTCTCCCAAATTGTCTGACTATGCTCTGAATGTGGTGCGGGAGGGTATGATTGCGGTTTCTAATACTCCCGACGGTACTGCTTATGGGGCGCGACTTAGGCTTCCGGGTGTAGCTCTGGCGGGAAAGACGGGTACCTCTCAGGTGCGTCGTATTACTGAAAGTGAACGTCTTACGGGTGTCTTGGACAATGAAGAGTTAGAGTGGAAAATGCGTGACCATGCTCTGTTTGTTGGTTATGCGCCGGTAGATAAGCCGCGTTATGCTATATCTGTTGTGGTAGAGCATGGGGGGAGTGGATCACGGGTGGCGGCTCCTATTGCTCGTGATCTGATGACTCACGTTCTCAAGCGTGATCTGACATCGCTTGGGCCTTATAGTCAGGATGTTTAAGGCAGAGCTTTTGAGGGGGTAGGTTGAATGTTTAATTTAGCTACACAAAAGGTACAAAGTGATACGCTGTACGGAAAAGTTCAGCGTATAGACTGGGGTTTAGTCTTGGTACTGACATTGCTTGCTGGTGTAGGTTTTGCTCTGTTGTATTCGGCCACTCGTGGTGTTCTGGAGTCGTGGCCTATTCAGCAAATGATACGCTTTTCTATTGGCATCGTGTGTGCCACAGCCGTAGGGTTGGTGAGTTTGCGCGTTTGGCATGGGATAGCATGGTTATCTTATGGTGCGGCTTTGTTGTTGCTTATTCTGGTTCCCTTATTGGGGGGGGCCACTACGGGGGCTCAGCGCTGGTTGGATTTAGGAATCATAAAATTTCAACCCTCGGAGCCTATGAAATTGGCTCTGATTTTAGCGCTGGCGCGTTATTACGAGAGTTTACCCGCTAAAGATATCTCTCGCCTTCGTTTTATGATTATACCGGTGGTTCTTACGTTGATACCGGCGATGTTAATTATGCGGCAACCGGATCTGGGAACAGCTTTTCTAATTGTAGCTACTGGAGGTATTATTATATTTCTTGCTGGTGTGCGGATACTTTATTTTGTGCTTGTTGTTGTTGTAGGTGTTGCGTCTCTCCCGGTGTTATGGTCCTTTTTGAAAGACTATCAGAAAGAACGTATATTATCTTTTGTCGAGTCAGGCTATGATCCCTTAGGGGCGGGATATCATATTCTTCAGTCTCAGATTGCGCTGGGTTCGGGCGGTGTGTTTGGGCGCGGTTTTCTTCAAGGTACTCAGACTCAGTTGAGTTTTTTACCTGAACTACAGACAGATTTTATTTTCACAATTCTAGCGGAAGATTTTGGCTTGATGGGTGGACTTGTTTTACTATTTTTATGTGGAGCAGTTTTGTGGATAGTCTTTCGGATTGCCCGCAATAGCGTGAGCACTTTTGGACATTTAATTGCGATGGGGGTTGGTGTGATATTTTTTCTTCATGCTTTTATTAACATGGCTATGGTTATGGGGCTACTTCCGGTTGTTGGTATTCCCTTGCCGTTGATTTCTTATGGAGGGTCGTCCATGTTGACGTTTCTATTAGGGTTTGGTTTGGTGTTGAGTGCCCATATTCATCAAAGACTTAAGATAAGTGGTGGTATAGGGGCAATGGGAGGCACACTAGCACTAGTGGATAATTTTCATAGCGAGAGAAAATAAGTATTCGCTTTTGCGCATACATGAAGAGGGCGCATAGCTCAGTTGGTAGAGCAGCTGACTCTTAATCAGCGGGTCCGGGGTTCGAGTCCCCGTGCGCCCTCCAGTTTTTCAAATGCTATTCGTTATTGGCCTGAAATTGGCCAAAACGGCTGTTCGTCACGTAGATAAAAGGTTTGAACAGCGGCTTGTCCTTTGTTGGACAACAGCCAGCGCACAAAAGCGCGGGCTTCGTCGTGCCGTGTGTGGGGATGGCGGGCGGGGCTCACAATTATTACCGTATAATGATTGGGTGGGTAGGTAATCTGATCGCCAATCCATTGAAGATATTGGGTATTCCCGGATGCTAGCCATGTGGCGCGGTCAACTAGAGTATAAGCGTTAAGCTCGGCGGTGATGTTGAGAGTTGCGCCCATGCCAGCGCCGGTTTCCAAATACCAGTGACCACTCATGGGGGTAGGATCAATGCCTGTCTCATGCCAAAGCTTTTGTTCTGCATAATGAGTACCACTATTATCTCCTCTGGATACGAAAACCGGTTTGTTTGCCTGTTGGCCATAGGCTGCAAGACGCTTAAACGCTTCAACACTGTTGGGAGCACTGTTTAGCATGGCCGGATCATTGGCGGGCCCTACAAGGCCAAAACGGCCTTCCATGATGGGCAATCGCTCTGGGGCAAATTCGTCTTTAATAAAAGCACGTTCTAAAGCAGGATGATGGGTAAGCACGGCATCTGCATCGCCGTTGCGGGCTGTTTGTAGGGCGCGTCCGGTGCCTTGGGAAATAACGTGTACCACAATCCCTGTCTGCGCCGTAAACTGAGGTAGCAGATAAGTTAACAACCCGGAGTTCTCCAGAGAGGTTGTGGTAGCAAGGGTCAGGGTGGATGGTGCGGCGGAGGAGGTGAGAGGATACATCCACACAAAGAGAGCGATGGAAACAAGGTGCAATGAAGCAATCATAATGAAGCACGAGCCGAAGAACTAAGGGCAGCTACCACGCTGTTTACACCGAGAGCAATAAAAAGTAAAATAAGACCCAACGCCAGAGCCAAAGATAGATTACCTTTGCTGGTCTCTAGAGCAATGGTGGTCGTCATCACGCGGGTATAGTGGTCAATGTTACCGCCAACAATCATAACAGCCCCCACTTCAGCACTTGCGCGCCCAAAACCGGCAAGAGCTACTACAATCAAACTACTGCGAGCCTCCCATAATAAAGTGGTGGCAGCTTGCCTTGGGCGAACACCAAACGAGAGTAACTGCTCCCGATATTCAGCCCACATGTCTTCGGTGACTTGTCGGGTGAGGGCGGCAACAATGGGGAGAGCTAAAACAGTCTGAGCAACAACCATGGCGGTGGGGGTGTAAAGCAAACCCAGAACTCCGAGAGGGCCAGAGCGCGATAAAATTAAGTAAATGAACAAACCTACCACCACAGGAGGTAGCCCCATAGCGGCGTTAACGATGACAATCATCATGCGGCGTCCAGGTAGGGTGGTAAGGGCAAGAATAACGCCCAGAGGCATGCCAAGAAGGGCTGCAAGAAATGTTGCTGTTAGGCTGACATAAAGTGACAGCCCTACAATTTCTAGAAGATCAGAGTCAGCATGTGTTACCAGATGAAAGGCTATCATCATTGAATCGGTGAAGTTAGTCATGGGGCGTATTATACGGTATTATGAGTTCATGAGAATTGTCGATGATAGAAAGAGGCTTTCGCTGGAACTGAAGGGCGTTTGTTACAATGCAGGTGGTTCTATCTTGATACGAGATATGAGTTTGCGGATTGAAGCAGAGCCATTGACGATTGTGCTAGGGCCTAATGGGGCTGGAAAAAGCCTTACACTTAGGCTTATTCATGGGTTGATAAAGCCAGATAAAGGTAAGATACGTTGGTGTAGCTCGATAATTCCCTGTGCTGCGCGAGATTCCTACACAAGGCCTGTTATCTTTCAGGCCATGGTGTTTCAGCGTCCTGTTATCTTGCGACGTTCGGTTTTGGGTAATGCACTTTATGGTCTACGCCAGCATGGTGTTAAACGGCGGGTAGCGTTAGCGCGAGCGCATCATGCTCTTGAGGGGGTAGGCCTTGCAGCACAGGCACATCAAAGTGCAAGTACGTTAAGTGGTGGTGAGCGGCAGCGTTTGGCCCTAGCTAGAGTCTGGGCTATGAGGCCGGAGGTGTTGTTTTTGGATGAACCCACCGCCAATCTTGATCCAGCCTCAACGCGTAGGGTGGAGGATATTGTGCGACTGATGGGAGAGGAGGGTACAAAAATTATCATGACCACTCATGATATTGACCAGGCTCGGCGGTTGGCGGATGAAGTTGTGTTTTTGCACCAAGGCACCTTGTTGGAGAAAACGCCTGCCAAAGATTTTTTTACTAACCCTCAAACAAGAGCCGCTCGTGCTTTTTTGTCAGGTGATTTTCTACAGTGAAGGGGGTGAAATTTATGACTCATTTAGATATTCAAGCTGCTGCTACAAATTTTATACCTCAGTTACAGGCGCGAGCTGATGAAATTGAAAGTAATCGCTTTTTGCCGCAAGACCTTGCTCAATCGTTTGCCGAGGCTGGCTTGTATGCCAGTTTGATGCCTCAGATCTATGGAGGTTTGGAGTTGCCACCTATGGATGCGCTACGGTTGTTTGAAACGTTGGCGCAGGGGGATGCGTCTGCAGCATGGTGCGTCATGATTGGGGCTACCTCTGGTATGATGGTTGCGTGGATGCCTCCTGAAGCGGCTTGTGAGGTGTGTGGTATGAAAACACCGGATGCCCTGCTGCCGTCCGTTGAAAGCCTACCTGTATTGGCGGGGGTTTTTGCCCCTATGGGGAGTGCCATTCCGGAGGGAGATGGTTTTAGGGTGCAGGGACGTTGGTCATGGGGGTCGGGAAGCCGCAATGCTCACTGGATTGCCGGTGGTTGTATGGTTATGCGGGATGGCGAACCGGAACGCATGGCGAATGGTTTGCCTTTGAGCCGTATGATGATGGCTCCGGCGGGGGAGGTTAATCTGTTGGATACATGGCACGTCTCCGGCCTGTGTGGGACGGGTAGTACAGATTTTGTGATGGAGGATTGTTTCATACCACAAGACCGAGCCATTAGTCTGGTAACGGGTAAGCCCCTTGATAGACCGGTTTATAAATTTTCCATCTTTAGTTTTTTGGCGGTAGCGGTGTCTTCTGTGTGTTTTGGTATTGCACGGGGTGCACTGGATGATTTGATTGTGCTGGCCGCAGAAAAAAGATCGCAAGGGGCCGTTAAGCCGCTGGCCTTGCGGGAGGCAACGCAAACTGATGTAGCGCGTTCTGAAGCGGTGGTGAGAAGTGCGCGGGCATTTTTGTATGAAAGTGTTGAAAGAGCGTGGGAGAGTGTTAATAAGAACGGATATGTCAGCGTTGAGGAACGTCGTGATATGCGTCTTGCAGCGGCTTATGGAGCGCAAGCGTGTGTGGATGTTGTAGATATTGCCTATAGACTTGGGGGTGGATCGTCAATTTTTCGAACCTCACCTTTGCAAAGACGCTTTCGAGATATCCATGTAGCCACTCAGCATATGATGGTAGGGTCAAACAATTTGACTCAGATGGGGCGGTTGTTTCTGAACGTTGAAACAGACACTACTATGTTTTAGAGACGTGTTTTAGAGTTGCAAAGCGCCTCTTGTAAGAGGTTTGATGATGCAATGATCGATAAGATCGGTATGATTTTTGAAAGTTTTGCACCACATTGTTAAATTCTTTTATGTGTTGGTCCTAGTGCGGTGCGTCTAGGGGAAAATACACTGAAACTGGGAATGTAGCAGATCTAGCCTCGTCCGCTAGAGATATAAAAATCATAATTCTGCGACGGAATTTGGTCTGCTGTCCGTTTAACCTTATATGGTTAGTGAATATTACAAGTTTATGTTTGAAGGGGTCGTGCTTGAATCTTTGGAAGATAGAAGGGGTGGAAAAGGAAGCGTGTCAAGAGAACGGCAATTTTGTTTTTCTGATAAGGATGCTTACGGAGAATACGATGATGACGCATTGGTTGCCCTGATTGCTGAAGGAGACCAGATGGCGTGCCGGGTCATGGTAGGACGTTATTTGGATGCCATGGTTGCTCTGGCGCGGCGCTTTTTGGGTAATCACAATGATGCGGAAGATGTGGCGCAGGAAGTCTTTGTGCGCCTGTGGCGGCAGGCGGGGCGGTGGCAGCCCGGGCGGGCACAGTTTTCGACATGGCTATATCGGGTTGCCATTAATTTGTGTCTGGATGTCCGCCATCGACATAGGACGGCTTCT encodes:
- a CDS encoding substrate-binding domain-containing protein; this encodes MIASLHLVSIALFVWMYPLTSSAAPSTLTLATTTSLENSGLLTYLLPQFTAQTGIVVHVISQGTGRALQTARNGDADAVLTHHPALERAFIKDEFAPERLPIMEGRFGLVGPANDPAMLNSAPNSVEAFKRLAAYGQQANKPVFVSRGDNSGTHYAEQKLWHETGIDPTPMSGHWYLETGAGMGATLNITAELNAYTLVDRATWLASGNTQYLQWIGDQITYPPNHYTVIIVSPARHPHTRHDEARAFVRWLLSNKGQAAVQTFYLRDEQPFWPISGQ
- a CDS encoding RNA polymerase sigma factor, with amino-acid sequence MLESLEDRRGGKGSVSRERQFCFSDKDAYGEYDDDALVALIAEGDQMACRVMVGRYLDAMVALARRFLGNHNDAEDVAQEVFVRLWRQAGRWQPGRAQFSTWLYRVAINLCLDVRHRHRTASLEEQAEPVDTAGGPEHMVYESQIKAKVDEALGKLPERQRAALVLSHHQGLSNRETAEVLEISIEAVESLLSRARRALRQELMPSRDFLLQGSE
- the rodA gene encoding rod shape-determining protein RodA, yielding MFNLATQKVQSDTLYGKVQRIDWGLVLVLTLLAGVGFALLYSATRGVLESWPIQQMIRFSIGIVCATAVGLVSLRVWHGIAWLSYGAALLLLILVPLLGGATTGAQRWLDLGIIKFQPSEPMKLALILALARYYESLPAKDISRLRFMIIPVVLTLIPAMLIMRQPDLGTAFLIVATGGIIIFLAGVRILYFVLVVVVGVASLPVLWSFLKDYQKERILSFVESGYDPLGAGYHILQSQIALGSGGVFGRGFLQGTQTQLSFLPELQTDFIFTILAEDFGLMGGLVLLFLCGAVLWIVFRIARNSVSTFGHLIAMGVGVIFFLHAFINMAMVMGLLPVVGIPLPLISYGGSSMLTFLLGFGLVLSAHIHQRLKISGGIGAMGGTLALVDNFHSERK
- a CDS encoding ABC transporter permease — encoded protein: MTNFTDSMMIAFHLVTHADSDLLEIVGLSLYVSLTATFLAALLGMPLGVILALTTLPGRRMMIVIVNAAMGLPPVVVGLFIYLILSRSGPLGVLGLLYTPTAMVVAQTVLALPIVAALTRQVTEDMWAEYREQLLSFGVRPRQAATTLLWEARSSLIVVALAGFGRASAEVGAVMIVGGNIDHYTRVMTTTIALETSKGNLSLALALGLILLFIALGVNSVVAALSSSARASL
- a CDS encoding ATP-binding cassette domain-containing protein, encoding MGRIIRYYEFMRIVDDRKRLSLELKGVCYNAGGSILIRDMSLRIEAEPLTIVLGPNGAGKSLTLRLIHGLIKPDKGKIRWCSSIIPCAARDSYTRPVIFQAMVFQRPVILRRSVLGNALYGLRQHGVKRRVALARAHHALEGVGLAAQAHQSASTLSGGERQRLALARVWAMRPEVLFLDEPTANLDPASTRRVEDIVRLMGEEGTKIIMTTHDIDQARRLADEVVFLHQGTLLEKTPAKDFFTNPQTRAARAFLSGDFLQ
- a CDS encoding acyl-CoA dehydrogenase family protein produces the protein MTHLDIQAAATNFIPQLQARADEIESNRFLPQDLAQSFAEAGLYASLMPQIYGGLELPPMDALRLFETLAQGDASAAWCVMIGATSGMMVAWMPPEAACEVCGMKTPDALLPSVESLPVLAGVFAPMGSAIPEGDGFRVQGRWSWGSGSRNAHWIAGGCMVMRDGEPERMANGLPLSRMMMAPAGEVNLLDTWHVSGLCGTGSTDFVMEDCFIPQDRAISLVTGKPLDRPVYKFSIFSFLAVAVSSVCFGIARGALDDLIVLAAEKRSQGAVKPLALREATQTDVARSEAVVRSARAFLYESVERAWESVNKNGYVSVEERRDMRLAAAYGAQACVDVVDIAYRLGGGSSIFRTSPLQRRFRDIHVATQHMMVGSNNLTQMGRLFLNVETDTTMF